Sequence from the Zeugodacus cucurbitae isolate PBARC_wt_2022May chromosome 2, idZeuCucr1.2, whole genome shotgun sequence genome:
TATATTTCCATAAATGCGCCAAATTCgtgctaaatatatataaaatagtttaattaagACTAATGTTAACcagttaatttattattattatttaaaaagacaGTAATTTGTTTATGCTTCCGTTTGATCTCGCACTATTATAAAAGGTgaattaaacattatttttttagttttgaattaatatcaactttattcatatatatttttaaataacagtaTTGATTACTTctgaaaaattttgtattcataTTGCACACCATGTTCCTCCTGTACACCTAATGGCGTCTCCGGATCCGGTTCTATTTCCTTAAAACAGTTTGGTATTTTAGGGAAAAATACATCACAGTTAAAATGTTGTTTAATGATTGTTATATAGAGACGATGGCACCGCGGTGAAGACATAGCTTCTCTGTAAATGCCACTACCGCCAACTATCCAAACCGTTTCAATACGTTCACATAAATCAGTTTGCTCCAATCGCCTCATTGCCGACTCCAGATTAGGAAACAAAAGCACATCTTTCGGTAGATCAATTGGCGATAAAGTTGTACTTAAAACAACATTAATGCGTTCTGCAAGCGGTCGTTCGTGTTTGGGTATACTTAAATAAGTAAGCCGTCCCATTATAACAACATTGTGCTTTATGATATCACTTCGTCGTTTTGTCGTTTGCGTAAAATATTCGTATTCCGACCTTGAAGgcataaaaaattacatgaaaCTTGTTGGTAGTTACCTtcaaatatacacactttaaacTCCATGGTAAGTCTCCATTCAAACCTATTCCAGAATTCTGACAAACTGCGGCGATCAAATTAAAGTGtaacatttcaaaaaaaattcatatatttttatgctctTTGAATATATACTGATATTTTACGCATGTATGAATTAAACATTTCTCATCTTATAGCGCAATTCTGCGAGTTAATCGCTGACTCAACCACTCACTTCAAGCTCGTTTTGATGAATAAGCTTAGCTGAAATTTTATTGGCCTTATGAAATTttagaaacaaaataatatgcGATAAGCCATTCTGAAAAACACGTTTGGAATTAATTATCAGTTAGAACAAGCAATGCACAATAAGCGATAGCTCCAGCaagcaattaaaaaaactatgtGTGTGTACGTATCGAATTGTGTACGTAATATTTCTTACAAATATTGTTGCAAATAGTTTACCTTAGAAAACCGTTACATCGACCTAGTTAtgtcaaaaatttgtatattacaCTTTCATATATTTAGACTAGTACTTAGCGATCCAGGCAGGTCTGGGTCGCCGAAATAACGGCCCTTGGTCGGATCCAAAAATTCGAGTCAATGCCGGTGTATCGTAGAACCGGCGGTTGTAAGGGATTTTTATAACAGTCATTTATATaactgtattataatttttaatttaattatatttagatATTCATTATTGATTATACCGATTTGTGATTTACTTGACTTTAAATCTCTGGTTATATGGCAAACTTAGTTTGACTATGTaagtcttaaaaaaaaatttatattgaaaatttgtctttctcatttaataaaaaaatgtaaaagaaaatggaaaaatttactatatttaataaaattaacaaaacataTTAACATTTAGCAACGAAATATCACGCATCCTTTCGCTGTTGACGACTAAAACCCACCGGCGCTAGTGTAATGCTATTTCTGTAAATTAACtgtaagtaaatatgttatTTCCAATATTGAGTAATTCTTAacgaatatttttctataaatgtGCATAGctcaaaattttttatccaTCGAAAATGTGTTCTAAACGATGCAAACATTCCTTTAAAGATCGCATACCCACTTGCGGTTTAGAGCGCAAAACACATGCAACTCAAATACCAATAGCTGCGTGTATGTTGCAGAAAGATGACTCTGTTGACTGTGACAAGTGTAGGCCACCAAATGGCGTGCgtgagcatatatgcttgtgcaAACCAGATCAGTCGGGTTCAACACATTCAAGTCAACTTGAAACGTCAACTATAGCGGAGGAGTCTCAGtcgccacaacaacaaagtagcgTAGAATTTCGGCAATCGACTGAGTACACAAATGGTGAGCCGCCTAACGGGAATGTTAGCCGTGAAAATACTAACAATCAAGCATCTAATACAAACTACAAGCAAGAAAAGTTTTCTCCAGCACATATAAGATACATGGACGAATGGGAGGCAATGGGTGTTATGTTGGCGACTAATGGTCGCGTTTGGGGACTAGAAGATAAGGGCTTTGCAAGACAATACAAGGCTGCCTTAAGCGCCGTAAATACTAAATTTGAAGAGGAAGCCGCAAATATGGCAGGACATTCAGCTTattaatatggaaaaattatcTATATAGCGAACTAATGAGATACTATACATTATTGGAAGATTTTTAAAGCTTCTCAATATTATAATAGTCAAGCCGCCAtagtaaatgtaaatttttaagttattcGAGCACACACCATTGAagtatttaataacaaataataataaatatagcaaAACTTAGAGCTGAAGTgaggaattttgaattttgctcaGGTTTCAACAATAGAAAGTATTATTTTAAGGTTCGTCTCCctaatttattattagttaatataaatttatgctgAATTTATATTCGGCGTTGACAATTTCGTAaagacattaaattaaataaacttactTAAATACAgaatactttattattattgaatcacattaacattattttattttgcatttaattcaaCTTACACTGCAAAGTTATCAGTCGctcaattcaaaaatttcagctTGATCATCATCGTTTAAAATTGGTGTATTTGACTCCTTAAGACCAGGagtttccaaaaaattaagatCATCGAACTCATTGTTCTTTTCAGATTCAATGCTTtcattatcagatttaagtacGCTAATATCACTATCATCTTCATATTCATCGTCCTCATCATCTTCCTCTTCAATATGTTCTACACCATGTTGCTGCATTCTACGCTTACGTTGGAGTAAAGCGACCCAAGTAAACTTCTCTTCACACAGCGGACATTCGCCAGCAATTGGTATGTATTGTCCACGATTGTTTTCATCGGAAGATAATATATAATTGGCCAAGCATATAATGTGACATGTAAGCTTACATAGTGAGTTAATACAACCGATACGTGACCGTTCCGGGTCATCAATGCGTTGCATACACAGGTGACATTCAGATGACCAAATAGCCTTTGGTGGTTCCTCGTCCTTTTTTAGTCGTACAGCTTGCGATTTTGGTAACAAAACTTGACCATTTACAATTTCCATATGAGGCGGTGGTTTCAGCTAGAatggaaaaaattgtttttttttttctgctcgTATGCTTTAAACAACTTTACTATTACATACTATGAAATCACATTCGTATTCGCTTTCTAACCAACGAACTGTTAGTGGTAATCGATTCCATGGACCCACATTTAGCATACGGCTTAATATTCGAAAATTGTACTGAAAATGACTTTCTTTTGGGTATTTACGACGCAACTCCGAATATTGTTTGAGCCGTGTAGAAAGTGCCGGTTGTTGCCACGCCCACTCAAACTGCAATAGGTAGAATTGAATGAGAATCATCATATATAAGTTTTGGAATCTTTAATATTCACCTGCAATGCTGAAATATTATTTGGAAAGCCATGTACTATCATAACCATTTGCCATGGTCCTTTGTTACTGGTGCGTTTGGCACCACCAAAATCCTTACCCCGATTATGTTGACTTATACGACGTTTGGGATTTACGGTAAAGCCAATATAGCAGCGTCCTTTGTATCGTTTTTCAGCACTTTGACTGCAAAGCAAATACACCCCATAGAAAAACGAGTTACTCATGATGAGGAACTAAAATTagacaacaaaaatgtttaaactgaATCAATAGCAAAAACTGTCACCATTTTTTTGCACCGCTAAGCtacaaaaagtgcaaaatacaataaaacaatCACACGTAAATATTTTAGATAGTAATGCTttctatattaatatttaatgttacAATGTCTAAATAAGTTATTAACTAATGGGAGAGAAACTATGAAAATCTTAAAGAATTTTCAGTTATTACTATTAGCGGCGGAATTATTGCCGTTTGGCATGCCCATTACTGCATTGCCAACACTTTGCTGTTGTGCCGGCTGCGcgggctgttgctgctgttgttggagTTGCGCATtattcaccaaaccattttgCAAGCCCGCATGCACGTTACCAGCTCCTGGTTGCTGTTGTccctgttgttgtggttgctgttgATTCTGTGGATTTTGCTGtgcattttgttgctgttgtgcatCCATTGCAGCCTGATCGCCAGCATTCATTTGTCCCATACCATTGAcactattaaacattttaatacgCTTACGAGTATAATGCTGCCACTGCAATATAGCTTGATCATCGATGAACTTGCAACATTGTGAATTGACAATCTCACGTCGAAAGTGTTCGTATTGCAATAAATCAAGGAAATACAAACACATCGGATACATTAGATATTTGGCATATTCGGGTTCTTTCCAATACTGCAGATATTTAAGATAATTTATAAATGCTTGATCCTTAAAGTAACCGCGTTGCGCTAAAActacaagaaaatatttttattttgaatctcTTTACAAGaatcaaatttgtttacttaCAGTTTAAATAATTGGGATTAGCCAGACACTGTACGAATTCAAGTTCAACTTGCCATCGTAATTTTTGTTGATCGTCTGATTCAATAGCCGCTAAAAGAGATAATGAAAAAAACACAttgttattttctataatttttaattcagaaCAAATGTTACAATAGTATTCGGaaagtttcaaataaaataaacacatataGTAGGCAAGAGGGTTAAACAAGTTAATCCAAAAGTTATTGTGTTGATATGTTTCGATTATCAAATTTTGTCACACAACTAATTTTACTTTACGTTAttcttaacattattaattattatatgttATTCAAAATTAGGAATTTACTTACTCTTACCCTTTCCATACATCTTGGCCATGGTGCATGGAAGGGCTCGGTTCTGTTTCTTAATGGTGTTGTTTCTAAATGTCAACTGTAGTAGCGCCTTTCTTAAGACGCAAACATACAGTAACCTTGACCGGAAAGTTGTATTTGGTTGTGGCGTTGGTGGAAGTTGTAGTAGCAGTTGTTGTATttaggtggtggtggtggtgttggagAATGGTGGCTAGTGATATTTGTTGTGATACTGTTGGGCGTAGGTGTGTGAACGTGGCGATTAAAATGCTATAGTAATGTTGGTTGGTTTCGTGTAATGTTCTcgaacacaaatttatttatattatttttttagcagGTTTGTCTAAAAGTTTTTGTCCCGGTACGACTGCTGCACGCACAATTAACGCATATGCAAGTGTATTATGTGGAACACAAATtaaacatatgtagatatatacaataacaaaatttaaaatgtaaatattttagacgGATATTGCTTTAGATTGGCTTAACCCAAGCAAGCGGTTCTTACAACGCGAAAGTCAATcacataatatatttacattcacTCTGAAGTTATGAAATTAGGGTAATATCAATAAAATCAGTTTAGACACCAATTTTTacagtaaaatatataagaaaacactagaaatgcaaatgaaaaatgtggCGGGGTACAGAGTAGCACTCGCCTTTTATATGAAACAactactaatttataaattatccaCAAAATTACACTTTGAACTTTTAAGTCTACAAACCGTATGCGTTCATTGCCCAAATGCAgcaatattgtttaaaaattccttCCCTCCTTACtacacaatatttattaaatatgtttcgGCGGAATGTAAAAAATCTGTGAAGTGCAGAAAACCAatatcaacaataaaaaatatgatgctGTCAGTGTCAGTGGCAATTTCGACAGTTGCCAGATCGAATGATAGTTtagtaaaataataacattttaaacaaGTTCATTTGGATTTACGGAGAAAatgtagaaattattttttttttaatttaacaaactcACCACAGAAACCATTAACATTATTAATGGTGtgataaattaagaaattaattaagcaaaatGTGTCCTTAAAGAAGGATTGAAAATCATATCATATGTTAAAGAGATTATAAGTTGACTGCAAACGTGTTATTATTCCAAACATTTTTAGTTACATTACCATTTATCGTCTTCACTTTACACTGACATTCGTTTTTTCATTGTCGTCGGAGAAAACGTATCATATAGGGATTTTTACGGCGACCGTggtaaacaatatatatatttctttaattctaaaattttaatgtattttcatTGTGTGAGTGTTAAAAAATCCATACATAGATAGCGCTTAAGCACTATCCCTGTCTGCTTTGCCAGGAGGGCTCAAAAAATCACACGGAGTGGTATAGTAACGGCagcaaaaatgtttgaaatacgTAACAAAAACACTATGGTCTTTAGTTCCATGGTTAAGACTATTCGGCATAGTGTAGTAGGTACCCATCCATCTTGTCATGTACAAGCACGTCTAGAGGAGCGACGTGCCAAAGCGCGAGCCCTACGGCAAGAACGACGACGAAAACCAGATAAACCTGACGATTTCGTTACTTACGACGATTCTGGCAGTGATGAAGAAACGCCACAGCAACAAGAAGAGGTGCTGAATACATCATTCAATCTATGCGATTATTTACGTAGTAGGGAGACAGGCTTAAAAGAGGTTTGCGCTGAAGTACATGCTATTTATCTGAGAACtgtattaataacattttatatatagcaACGTAGCTTCAACTTTGAGAATACTAGCCGATATGTGCTAACACACGATATGTTGCGAGAAACCCAGATACATCTAGGTTATATCAATAAGGTGTTTTGCTCCAAATGGTTAAGCAATCGTCAAGTGGTCTTTGGCACCAAATGCAATAAGGTGAATAACTACTATTAAATAACATACTGGGTATCTTTGTAATTCTTCTAACTTGTAGTTACTGGTTTATGATGTAAATATGCGACGCGTGGATGCGATTCCAACACTTTCAAATAATCGTGCTAATCACCCAGAAGTGCAAGGTGGTTTACATGCTATCGAAATCAATCCAAGCCGTTCATTCCTTGCCACAGGTGCACGCAACTCCGCAGACATCGCAGTTTATCGCTTGCCAACACTAGACCCGGTTTGTGTGGGAGAAAATGGACATCGGGATTTAATTATGGGCATGTGTTGGTTAGATGATCAATTCTTGGTGTCTGGCTCCAAAGACTCGCGTCTGTCGTTATGGCGTATAAACGAAGATCTCATGGATTTTCCGGATGGCGGTAAGGAAGCATGTCCCACCTTCGCCACCATTAATCCATTATGTGTAAAAGATGTACGCACAGCACAACGGGtatgaaaatacaattaaaaatacatacatatgaacatgataattaaattttaatatttggtttAGATTCGTTCGCTGTGTTTCAACAAAGAATTCAAAGAAATTGCAGCGCTTTCCCTCAACGGTTACATACACATTTTCAATGCGGAAACATTCAAACAAAAGTTATCACGTAAACTGCCTAATTGTCAGGATAATGTGAGCATAGCTTATCACAGTGATGGACTCTATGCTGTCGGCTGCCGCTCATACACAATACTGCTGGACGCACGTACACTGCAGGTGAATTTCAACAACatagtttaatatttatttctgactttaaataaatacatcaaTTTTTAACATTTGAATTAGACAATCAAGAAGATCACTTCACGTTACAATGGTTGCGGCATACGCGCCACCACATTCGAAGGCAATCTCCTCACAGTTGGTACAGGTTTGGGTATGCTGTTGTTTTATGATCTACGTGCTGGTAAATATTTGGAAAGTAGCGTGAATGCTTCGCGAACAGTGGCGCTCAAATGTAGTAAAGGTATTGTGGTGAGTACATTTTCCGCATAGTCGGCATAGATCATGAacttcatttatacatatatgtcaacTTAAACTTATTTAGTATCCTGAAGATGAAATGGATGGCTTCCAACAGGTGAAATATGTGCCAGCCATTTACACGCATTGCTACGATAGTACAGGTATGCGACTATTTGCTGCTGGTGGTCCCCTACCTGCTACATTAGTCGGCAATTATGCAGGGGTTTGGCAGTAATTCcgtaaaacaaatataatagttAACTGTAACTTAGCTAAAATATTCAGATACTCTAACTGTATCTGTGTGTGATTTTTGGaagtatttccatatttattttataaattatttttaaaatgcgtTTTGCAAGTGTAGTaggcaaatattttcttattgcaATTGAATATTTTACTTACAGTCATCAATAAACCGGCATCCTttagcattaatttttttaaaaatagaaacgGTTTAATAATAACTTTTGCTTGTGgaagatattaaataaaaaacatatattaattattttaacatttttttatttattttcttcatattattATGATTCATTTCTCAATTTATATGCGCTGTATTCATTTCATATAAAACTGAAATACGCAAATAAATTGATCCCATCCACAATATAAATTTTAGTCTTATTTTATCGATgctttatgaatgaatatattGTGTTCAttactatatacacatattggCCACCTTCTACAAACTTTCAagaatttaacaaatatttatttacatttggtacatttattaaattttcaatcaatCTATTGGAATAATGTTTGTTAGTTTTGTCGtctttcgatttttttagtggcaatatttttgaaaaaaataatactttacacAATTTGTAATGCTGTTCGCttttatacatgtatgtatgtaaattataagATTATTGTTgcctaaaatatttacatttacaataatTACCTaggataaataaatttcttgcaATAGCAATGCGTAATAATTTTGcaatataaattcttaaaatataaaacaattacatTTAATGACAAACATAGTAAAATACACATTGACACAGAGTAAAGGAAGAATAAAGAATActttgaaagcaaataaaatggaCTGgaatatgaaaacaacaaataaatgctcTACTCATTATGAACTGTGTGTCTGGGTCGTTAATTTTGTATGTGGATATTTGCTATTAACCgactaaatttatattttaacacaaattatatgttgttgttgttattttaacgCGTTAATCAATATCAATTATTATTGCCGCCTCCACCGAAAAGTGGCAGAAAACTTCCCCAACCACGTCCTTGTGTTTCAGTGGGCActgaaaattacatacaaacataattcAGTAAATATGTAATTCGAAATATTGTCATAAGCAGTTAATTTACTCACATTTTTGTCCCTTTGCCACACAGTTTAAAATATCTTTTTCTTCGCGACTAAGTTTTAATATAGTATGGAGAACTGGAACTAGACGTATACGTTCGTCACCATTACTCAGTGTAAGAAACTGTAAGTTAGAGAGTGTTACATAGCATGCATTCAATGAAACTACTTATGTGTACAAACCTTCAGTACAACGTTCTTCAAATACTCCGCATTGTGCATATGCTGTTCACGTTCGACCGCACGTTCCTGGCGTCGCAGCTCTTCCTTTAGCATATCATTCATCTGTGTCAATTTCGCCAAATCCTGCTCATTTTCGGCTAAGAGTGCGGTTAAATGCCGCACACGACTCTCTTGTTTGGTAAGTAGCTCTCGCGTTGCATGTAGTTCGACATGCAAACTCTCAGCACTGCTATTGCCGGTATTTAAATCGAATGTGTTGCTGTCATTCCGACCAAAACTATTGCTTCCAATGGTGGTCACGGTGTCCGTTTGGAAAGCATTCATTGGTGTGTTCAGCAATTCATCCAGCGGCATAAAGTCGTGTTGAGAGCGTCGTGAACTACTGGAAATCTTGCGCAAAGCTTGAGTTTTACTGCTGAGGGTTGCCATATTGGCCTCTTCTGAGCCCTCTGCGTCTTCACGTTCGGCAAGCATTAACAATTGATTTGGGCTCGCTTCTCTGTAAGTCGATGTGTGTATTAAGGGTGCATTTACGTGTGATACCGCCGCTGCGCCTACAATGGGCGGCTGACGCACTGTTTGGCTCTGCAATGCACGAAGCTCATCGATTTGCTGTTGATACttcgttttcatttcttctATTTGCTGTGCGTGGCACTCATGTGCTGCTTCCAATTGCAGACGGTGTGTGCGGAGAGTCTCCTGATGTTGCTGCAATTGAAAGCGTTGTTCTTGCACTA
This genomic interval carries:
- the LOC105214071 gene encoding mediator of RNA polymerase II transcription subunit 31 isoform X2 is translated as MNAYAAIESDDQQKLRWQVELEFVQCLANPNYLNFLAQRGYFKDQAFINYLKYLQYWKEPEYAKYLMYPMCLYFLDLLQYEHFRREIVNSQCCKFIDDQAILQWQHYTRKRIKMFNSVNGMGQMNAGDQAAMDAQQQQNAQQNPQNQQQPQQQGQQQPGAGNVHAGLQNGLVNNAQLQQQQQQPAQPAQQQSVGNAVMGMPNGNNSAANSNN
- the LOC105214070 gene encoding structure-specific endonuclease subunit SLX1 homolog, which translates into the protein MSNSFFYGVYLLCSQSAEKRYKGRCYIGFTVNPKRRISQHNRGKDFGGAKRTSNKGPWQMVMIVHGFPNNISALQFEWAWQQPALSTRLKQYSELRRKYPKESHFQYNFRILSRMLNVGPWNRLPLTVRWLESEYECDFILKPPPHMEIVNGQVLLPKSQAVRLKKDEEPPKAIWSSECHLCMQRIDDPERSRIGCINSLCKLTCHIICLANYILSSDENNRGQYIPIAGECPLCEEKFTWVALLQRKRRMQQHGVEHIEEEDDEDDEYEDDSDISVLKSDNESIESEKNNEFDDLNFLETPGLKESNTPILNDDDQAEIFELSD
- the LOC105214071 gene encoding mediator of RNA polymerase II transcription subunit 31 isoform X1, which encodes MAKMYGKGKTAIESDDQQKLRWQVELEFVQCLANPNYLNFLAQRGYFKDQAFINYLKYLQYWKEPEYAKYLMYPMCLYFLDLLQYEHFRREIVNSQCCKFIDDQAILQWQHYTRKRIKMFNSVNGMGQMNAGDQAAMDAQQQQNAQQNPQNQQQPQQQGQQQPGAGNVHAGLQNGLVNNAQLQQQQQQPAQPAQQQSVGNAVMGMPNGNNSAANSNN
- the LOC105214072 gene encoding dihydrofolate reductase, with amino-acid sequence MLHFNLIAAVCQNSGIGLNGDLPWSLKSEYEYFTQTTKRRSDIIKHNVVIMGRLTYLSIPKHERPLAERINVVLSTTLSPIDLPKDVLLFPNLESAMRRLEQTDLCERIETVWIVGGSGIYREAMSSPRCHRLYITIIKQHFNCDVFFPKIPNCFKEIEPDPETPLGVQEEHGVQYEYKIFQK
- the LOC105214073 gene encoding uncharacterized protein LOC105214073: MCSKRCKHSFKDRIPTCGLERKTHATQIPIAACMLQKDDSVDCDKCRPPNGVREHICLCKPDQSGSTHSSQLETSTIAEESQSPQQQSSVEFRQSTEYTNGEPPNGNVSRENTNNQASNTNYKQEKFSPAHIRYMDEWEAMGVMLATNGRVWGLEDKGFARQYKAALSAVNTKFEEEAANMAGHSAY
- the LOC105214068 gene encoding DDB1- and CUL4-associated factor 12 homolog, with product MFEIRNKNTMVFSSMVKTIRHSVVGTHPSCHVQARLEERRAKARALRQERRRKPDKPDDFVTYDDSGSDEETPQQQEEVLNTSFNLCDYLRSRETGLKEQRSFNFENTSRYVLTHDMLRETQIHLGYINKVFCSKWLSNRQVVFGTKCNKLLVYDVNMRRVDAIPTLSNNRANHPEVQGGLHAIEINPSRSFLATGARNSADIAVYRLPTLDPVCVGENGHRDLIMGMCWLDDQFLVSGSKDSRLSLWRINEDLMDFPDGGKEACPTFATINPLCVKDVRTAQRIRSLCFNKEFKEIAALSLNGYIHIFNAETFKQKLSRKLPNCQDNVSIAYHSDGLYAVGCRSYTILLDARTLQTIKKITSRYNGCGIRATTFEGNLLTVGTGLGMLLFYDLRAGKYLESSVNASRTVALKCSKGIVYPEDEMDGFQQVKYVPAIYTHCYDSTGMRLFAAGGPLPATLVGNYAGVWQ